A window of Seriola aureovittata isolate HTS-2021-v1 ecotype China chromosome 17, ASM2101889v1, whole genome shotgun sequence genomic DNA:
ttttcttgttttctcctgCCAAATGTTCATTCTTTCCCTCCACTCCTTCTTCTGTCCACATCCTACACTTCTTCcaattcttcttctcttgctaTCACATGTGCAGCCTCACTAGAATCTGATCCAGTAAATTTCCTCCCTCCAaggtctgtctcttcctcctacATGCTGACCTTTAGTCGATGCTATCACCAAATTAACGCAGATGTACTGCACAGGTGCGCCCTGTTAGTCACGACCATCACCCGCATCCTCGCCGAGCGACTCCCATCCTGTTTTCCActtccctctgtttttcatttatcgTTTATCTGGGCCTTCTGGACGCTTCAGCGgttgcaaaaaaaacatgattctgGCTCTCAGTGGTGCATTCACAACATTTCTCAAGAGCTAGCGGGAAGAGTGGGAAGGTTGAGGAGGTGACCGGCCAGCACAGGACATTCACTGCAGAAGAGGGactgagaaaaaggaaaagtactGAACTAGCATGGAGGTAAATGCACATGAGGAGAACAGCAGACATATGACTTCAGAGAcgtgcagagagagaaaaggcgcaaataaaaacaaagagaataaGAACATTGGGAggagaaggacaaaaaaaaaaaaaaaacactgcattaaCCGTTTTTTCCATGCAATCACACTCTCCACCTTCTCTCATTCacctctctttgcctctctccGCTTATGTCTGTCTCTAAGTTTAGGAACAAATAATTCCCCTTCATCAGTGTGAATTTCTTTAAGATCCAGAAGAAAACAATCCCTCTCATCtgtctttccttccctcctctgtgctgGTGTATGCCTGCGGAGATGGACATTTAATATCTGCATTAGAGAACAAAAACCGCTGTTCAGCGGTTCAGAGCGAACAGCCTAATACAACCACATCACTGAATACGTCTGCAGCCCCAGTGCCAAATACATCCAAGACCGCAACAACGtatgctttttctctctctctctttctcctccatctgactccatctccctctctctctcctctgaatCCTGAAttcccccacctccctcccctaCTATCTGTCGGCAGGGTTTATCTCCATCTTTATGTCTGTCTTGATGTTTATCTTCCTGTCTGAGTCCCACTGATTCCTGGCAAAGACTGTCCTGCTATTCAGGTTTGTTGACTGTTGGCGAGGGTCTGCCCTCACACAGCCGCTCACAGAGCGCGAGCCAGATGTGATATGGTGTTACATAACTCTCAGATCTTCAACAGATGGATGTTGTTCTGTGTTAACTACTACATTTACATCAATGGACACTTGATAGATGAAGAGCATGAGTATTTATACTCGTGTGCATTTCTGCAGTTACTTGAATTTATAACAAAGTTGTGTGTTCTCAGCGAATGTCACACGTTTTAACCTGGTTCaacttaaaaatgtgatttcactGAACTTAATTTATTTGTCTTACGAGTAACgacataatataaaacaaactgagTTAATATCACAGAACTTGAAACTGACATTCATAATAACAACCCCGACTTATCTTAACATGTAttacagacaaacagcaggttTCAGCATTTATGTTTTCTCCAAAACTACAATAATGGAGGGTCTCTGGaaacaatgcatgctgggaagtctgTTAACGTTGATCATGTTTCTCCAGTTAGGTCAAGTGACCACTTTCATTCAACTCATGTTCTGAAATGGCCTGAGAAGAAAAACTAGaaattttaatgcaaaatatgTAAAACTATAATCATGTTACATTGACGAGCAAAGATTTGGTGATTCCACTAAATTCCTGTGTGATGTTTTACAGTGCGGAGATTTAAATGTTATGTTGCTAGCATACCGCCAGTAATGCATGGGACTTGCAAtagttgtttttacactgaaacacacagttcCTGACCTACAGTATGTCAGACCACAGCTTCCAAAATTAAAGGGAGATTTTCCCAAATTTTGCCCAAAATCTCTCTCCCTTTAAAGACATGGTCAGTGTGGTGTCCCAACATGATGCCTCGCTAGTAGTAAAACACATAAGGacacaacttttcttttttcttttttaaatgtacagctaaacaaaaaaaaagatttgtcaTTTAGAACTTCTCCTATGAAGAcgtttttatattattataatcatgTCGTACTttattgtaattcattatcTTGTTCCAACAGCAGCCTCCGCGTATAGGTGTCCACAGGAGGAGTTAAAACTATCGATTACTGCAGAACATGGTCCCCCCCCCCATTCTCTCAGAGACACATGGGGGCCAAAAGGTGGAGAGAGTCCATACTGTGTCTGTAAGGTGGCTGTTCTTTTCATATCACGCTGGCAAACAGTAGCAAATATTATCATGTAGCCGCTATGAGGCAGGTTAGATGTGCCAGCCTTCCCtcaccttcctctctgtctctctgtttacaCCCTGCTTGTTTTTCTCCCCTGCTCCTCGCCTCTCCGTCACCTTCAGTACTGTACTTTTCGGTGCAGGCGTGGGAGTTGGGGAGAGAGTGAGCTAATACCCACGGTCTGATTAAATGGTGGAAAAGAGGACTGatagaaggaggagggaggagagagggcgAGGGCTAAGGGGAGGAGGatgcgggggtgggggggtgggggggtcggTGGGTTGAAAATGAAAGGGTGGGGGGAAAAGAGGTGAGTATAAAAGGCTTGCTGTCAGGAATTAGGAAATATTCCTCGGGAGAAAATACACAGATAGGTATTTTTCCAAGACTTCTTTCTCCATTAATATCTTTCACGGTAAGTACATTAAAGCAAATTAACCTTTAAAACCAATGGAAAATAGAAGTAGTTTACATATTTTAAACCAACCGAAGcttaaactttaaaatatctAAACTATGTGAACTGAAActgctcattttctttattctgtgaTGTTGAAGAtgcatgtttaaaatgttttaatataatgCTGCCATCCTAAAAGTATAGTAGGCCTATAGTTTATGCATACTGTGCGTGTAAAGAGTATTTAGTATGTAGCCTTGGTTTGGCTCTGTGCACTGTCAGCATCATGCCAGGGGTTCTTTTTCCAGTGAGGTGGGCACATTCTGTCTCCAGGAGGAAAGCTATGAACCCACCAGGACCCCTACAAAGACTCAGATGGGCATAAAACTCTGTAGACACTGTTGTCagcacctgacacacacacacacacacacacacacacacacacacacacacacacacacacacacacacacacacatacttgtcTAGCTGTGCTTGCCAGTCTTtggaagtttttctttttgaacttTGGGCCCCAGGCTTGCTGTCTCTGTGCCTGCTGCAAGTCTGGGTTCGACTGAAGCCAAAAAAATGCCCGAGGGGCATGATGTTGAGAGtgctccatgtgtgtgtgtgtgtgtgtgtgagcatgtcactgacttgtgtgtgtgtttatgtataatGAAAGCTGCCATTGACGGTGAGAAGGAGTTCTGTCCAAATCCCACAAACAGTagatgagaggatgaggatgaaggcTTGTCTGCACTGCAGGCAtgcaaatacagtgtgtgtgtgtgtgtgtgtgtgtgtgtgtgtgtgtgtgtgtgtgtgtgtacagacatCTGGCCTCGCTGTTTGTACAGGTGTTGCACACCTTACCGTAGGTCACTTATGCATGAGATTGAGGGCATGTACGTACacgtgtgtgtgctgtatgtacACATGCGCACTATGACTGTGTATGTTGAGTCATATAGAAATCCTCCATCTTTATAATTACAGTCTATCTCCCTGCATTAAGTGTATTTGGCCTCCATTAGTTGTCAGCTAGACAGCTCTTCTCTCCTACACACCGAGGTTCCAGCTGCTGAATGGTGTTTGTGAACCGGCTGACCCGACTTCAGTCTCGTGCACAGAAAAGACCTTTCGGACACTTGTTTATCTCAGTGTCTGGACTCATGAATATAACTTCGGTTTGTACAGAAATCCTGCAGCAACCTTCAGGCACATACAGATGTATATCTATAGGATAGTGTGCATCGGGTGTTTATGTGACTGCATGTACAAAACCACGAGCACAGACATAGAGACTTTCAGCCATCTATCCCTGCCTGTGGTTCTTTCCTGTTTACCCACAGATTCAACATCTGAgccaatttctctctctccccctctttcctttttctctcctttttcacCCTCTTTTTCTATCTAACTATTATTTTTGGTGCTGACATGACTCACTGAAAAcacctttctcctctcccccaGCAGGCAGGCAGATCAACAAGCCCCAGGATGAGGAGCCTCCTTCAGTTTCTGGCACTGTGTGCAGCGGTCTCTCTCTGCGTCTGCTATGGTACAGATCCTCCCTGAAGTCTTCACTTTGCTATCATTCAGCAGTCATTATCTATTCATGTCCTGAAATACATCCGAATTAGACAGTGATTCATCGTTGATGATTAACCCGATTCCATGTTTTTCCCGTAGACTCTCATGAAAGCACAGAATCCATTGAAGGTGATTAAACGTTGTCTCTCGTTCATGGAAAAACATGCATGCAGTTCTAACAGACATGACACAGCCTGCTCTAGTACTATGTATTTAATCATCATTTTCAACCTGCACTAACATACCCCCCATCCTTTATTTCACCTGACCCAGATCAGTTGCATTGAGAGCACGCCTGGCACGATTAAAATATGGATTTTTGTCTAGTAAAGTTTTCTGGTTGCAGATTTGTTTGTCCCTCCAAACCGTGCCAACTCATTCTTCACGCCACAGAGGGGCCACATACACAACCCACCCAGAGGGAACGGCTTCGGCTTCAACCATTACAACTTAATGAGGTAAAACACACGACCACAGACATGCATGCAGGGCACGTAACCCGCCCTTTATCTCGCACATACGGAGAACCACATATCTTCAGAAGCCGGGAAGAACATGTGATATTTTAAGatcaaagatttattttaagaCAAAGCGTGATtagaacattaaacatttacatatgcTTGAaattgacacaaacacacaggaaatgcaaatgcaaaaataaaaaactaagaCACAAGCCAGTATCTGTTTCTGATTACAAATCTCTTCCTTCTCCCTCTAACTatctctgcctccccctccccctccccctccctccctcgtgTCCAGGACGATAAAGTCTCCAGCAGAGAGGCGTGCAGAGACCTGCGAGGACTACTCTCCCTGCCGCTTCTACGCCTATCACCATGGCTATCAGCAGGCCTACCAGAGATACTTTGGCTCCCAGACTCCTCAGACTCAACCCCAGAGACCAGCTGTGACTCGTCGATACTAAACTCAAAGTATCAGCCCGTCGAACACAGATTTATCATCGTCCTCATCTAGATATTAACACATATTTCTATGTTCCACATGACACAACTTTTGTATAATTTATGTGGCTGTTTTTGTggcctgaaaaacacacacacacacacacacacactgaggtacCCGAGTGTGGCTCAAATCTCATGACAACCCATCATTATACCCATGTAGAAATTCATGGTCCATCTCTTGTGTAATCTCAGGATAACTTTTATCCACTATTATCACACCTTCCCAGCATTTAAGAGCTTCAAGTGATCTGCTTGAATGAAGTGTTTTGCTCACTATCCACTAACCATTTCTTACTTTATCCGCCTACTTATCCAGGCCAGCACTGCTGTCAGTGATTATTTCAATTgctttggaaaaaataaaattccctTTCACTGGGTTTTGTCTTAATCCTGTTTATGCCATTTGTTTGCCATAAAGGTATGTGAGAACATTTGGGATTCAGTGCCAGTGTTTGCAATGTGTGACAATTGATAGCACTGGTCCAGTTTTTGTGACTACTCAAGATGACAGGGCTTATTGtaactgtgcatgtgtttgaacAGGTAGACCGAGAGCAGTGTCGAAGGTGTAGACAAgtgaaacaaatgtatttttctgatttattttaaagtagGAGGTTAACATAAAGACTTGTGAGAGCGGGTAGGTGGAAATATTTAAGGTATGACTTCATTCAGAAAATTGGTTTGCAGATGACTCACCAACAAGTCGCTGTTGCAGCTGCATATCTTAAAATGTCTCCTGTGACTGATGTGTTGAATATGACTTGATTAGactgttaatactgatgcaacAGTCCAGTGGGTCACAACCTCAAGGCTGGATCCCTCCAAACGGTCATgggataaatctgaggggtggTGAGATCATtcatgggagaggaaagaaaaaaaaacaaacatctgctttattgtttggatttttctcTAAAGttagtttttgtagttttagttatttgaaaagttttttaaatgaaaccatctgcGAAGAATAAAAGTTAAATGGCGTTAGTGGGGTAAACCGTATTTTATTTGGTTCTTAAAtatagtggagtagaagtataaggtggcatgaaatggaaaaatccAAGTAAACTACAAGTATTCAcaactgtacttaagtacagtgaGTAAATGTAATCAGGTACTTCCAACCACTGGCTTGTTGAGGGGTTGAACAAGGACACGTACTTTTATTACTGGAAGCGCACGAACGCTGCTGATTTAAATATGTGGGGTCAAGATCTGGTTTCTTGTAATCTCAGGAGGAATCTGTGCAGTGCACCAcacatcacatctgtgtgtcAGTATCCTCGCTGCTgcagacagtcacagacacaaagacaagtCAGCACTCTGTAACATGGCACAGGCCTAAAGAGACAAAGTCATattggatgtttgtttttctgtgttgccACAAGGCCACAAATGTGTACAATTAAAATTGCCCTGAGGTTGAATCCTTGAAGTCGATCCTTTAGACGAGACAAGGCACCAAGATTGACCCAGACAGTGAAATTACAGCTCATAATTCtttcagaaccagaaccagagtcTAAATATCCAGTCAAAAAAAGCAACAAGAAGAGCAAGAGAAGGGAAAATCTTTGGAAGACATTTTCATATCATAAATTAAGGAAGTTCAAAGGACTGGTTTTGGAAATGTAACTATGGTAATCTGTTGTATATAATCTGATGTACAACATTAACAGAAATGTTCTCTTtctaacaaaacaacaaaatgcaaaaggattagatgtttttaacatgatcaaacattcaaaaacacttttcttgtggaaaattgtgttttaattaaaattaaatgacacGTTTCAGTCACTCTATGAGGCTTTATTGGCAAACCACCCACTTGCCTTGGTAAAAATATCTTTCCACATTTCAAATTACCCTTCTACAAATCTTCAAACACTTGAGTTGGTTTGTTTCTAaatctctcttctttcctttatGTAGGAAATCACTGCGGTGTGTAATAAAAGGGGAAACCCTCTGATTAAAATCATGTCACATAATGTGGGACGGTGGTTTCAGTTGTATTACATGGTTTTCTCTGCCACATGGACTTTGTGACCCAAATGTAAAAGTGTGTGGGCAAGCGCTGAAACTCTGACCTCTCCAGGCTGCCAGCTGGCATTGCATCTCTAACATTTCAGCAAATGATTTATCGTTATCACAAAATCTGCAAGCGAGTCGTCTGGTGATGGagtcatttcattttgcagCTAAGTTACATCATTCTGTGTCTCTTATTTGTGTTTACGCATTTTTCCCCCCAGTTTACTTTCATCTTTATAGAGAAAACTGCTTTTTTAaggtgcaaaagaaaaaactgagcTGCAAACAATGATCCTGGtttctcagctgcagcttcactcaaCAAGGTGCAAAATAATTTTCAATGGAGGACACTTCCTGTTGGCTAGTTTCTCATCACCTGTGCTTTAAAACTAATACCCACCTTTTGGAAGCAGAGAGTCCACATTCTTCCTCTGTGCATTTACTTGAGTAAGTGAGTGCAAACATGCATATAtcttcaaaatgtgtttttgtatacATGATTTTTTTGGACGTGTGTATTTccgtgtctgtgtgggtgtgtgataCATGATTCCCTAACCAATCACATATCCACGTCACAGTGAGGGCCGCATCTAAAAAATAAACCGAGTGTGCatctatgtatatatgtgtaagagaaaagagagggagagaagagagtgacAGAGCCCTCGAAGTCTCCAGTCTGACTTGCTGCTTGATACTGCAGACGGTGAAGAAAGAAGCTGAAAGATGAAGACTTTGGCCATCCTGCTTCTCTGCTCCCTGGCTGTCATCTGCCTGACTTCAGGTAAGAGCTACACAGCAGAATGCTCTATGTTAGCATGTTAGAAAAgctctttattaaaacaacagtctaatattattattatattattattattattattattattattatgatttcaACTTCCAGAAACTCTCAGAAAAGCATCACTTGAAGGAGTGACACATACTCAActataaataatcaaataaatgaaatgaatcattattattattcgtATTTTTCCCTTCATGTTTGACAGACACTGGCTCCCAGCCTGCCGGTGACCAACCTGCTCAGGAAGGTAAGCTCATGATTCAACATTAGGATTTTGACAGTTTGGTgcattttgtgcttttttcCTGCTTCAGTTCATTAAATCAATTACGACACATTTGACTCAAAGATGAATATTAAAGTGGATTATTCCCTAAGAGAATTTTTCAGAAGTTTTCAGTCGCTTcttagataaataataataataatcataataacaaacacaatttgaatatatatttcaCTCTATGAATACATATTGTATTTGCAACATTTGGATTCCACAAAACTTTTATCAGCAGGCCCAGATTGATAGGCTTcttctatatctatatattcaTGTTAAATGTGCATGATGTGCAGGTTTGTTTGTGGAGAGGGAACATGCGTCCACTGTGGTGAGACAGaagagagctgctgcagagttgTCCCTGACCCAGCTGGAGAGGTATTTCACACATCTTCTGCTCTCACGTCAGCTATAAGCTGCAGTGGACAGGCACACGCACATACCAGCACCAGATCGGCACAGTCCGGTCGTGTCCTAACCGTTTCCTCTCTCCACTCAGCCTGAGAGAAGTGTGCGAGGCCAACCTGGCTTGTGAGAACATGATGGACACGGATGGAATCATCGCCGCCTACACCGCCTACTATGGACCGATCCCCTATTAGACACAATGAACCACGACAACTTCATCACAACTTGTCTTTTCTTTAACTTGCATTATCACCTTTTGAGCTCAACTTTGTCTTTGCATTAAAAGCATGAGGGAACATTTCCCAATGTTGttacagaaatgtaaaagagagagatgtggggATAAAGATGTGAGCAGATATGTGAGTAAGAGgaataaacctgcctgcatcATGTCTCTAATCCTGTCGTTTTCAGCCTGTAGAGTAGTgtgatgaaattaaataaagatgaataaaatTCTACTGTGTGCTCTTTTATAAGGCCCCATCTGTGAACATGGATGAATTACACCGACATTCATTACTGAAGGAGGTGCGCAGACAAGTTTTGACCACTAGATGTCCCTGTTGAACATGAGCATACGACTATGAGCTAACCAGCCACCATCATTTACACAATGCAGTTCCAGTCCAGAGtgcatcatttttaaataacaacAATTTACTCCTCTGGCAAAGATTTTGAGTTAAGATCAGAGgatcttattttatcttatataGATTTATGTGTTCACTTCTAGTTTCTCACCCCCGTCAGGCAAAATTAAATCCATCATATTCAAACTTTGATGAAAGATATTTGTTCAGAAACCCTTCAGATTTGAAAAGTCGTCCTGAAGTACTGAATTCTCCTTGTTGGTTGTGTGCTGCATTACAATAACACTACCTGCATTGAAGAATTCAGGCATCCCTAATCGGGGCAGACCTTCAGTGCAGAGGGATGTGATACTTGTGGGGTTGTGTTCATGCTAAAATGTCCTGTGGCAGAAAAGTGCAAGATCTAACTTAACGAAGAGCGAGGCGACTATGTCGGTGCGCTGCTTTTGAAAAAGGAGCATTTAGGATTTATAACTGAAACACGCTATCATCACATGGACAAGACTTACAGGGTTTTCTAACCAACTATTTCATGTTGAAAATTATACTGGAAtttcttttgctgtttgtttgttctgatTTAACCACTAGATGGTGCTACAATGAGAACTTGTATGATGTTTGAACACTTCTACAAAATGCTTTTTCAACGCCCTTATTCCTGCTTGGCTCCAGATGAAGGCCAAACCATTGAGCTTTGATTCATCAAGATTCTATCTGAATAAAGAAGAGGTCTATTAGACAAGATTCAAATGTAATGTACTGGAGAGTAAGATGCTCTTGTCCAAGCCAAATTAAGGAAAACCTTAAGTCTGGCTTGGACAAGatatttttaaaccatttttctTTAAACTAAATAGAAGCTTACGTTTTATTGTCACATTTCTCTGATCTGTTCAAAGCCCATCTCAAATTTAGAGGAAACGTACTTTTTCTTGCCATAATTGTACTGATGCTGAAAGTAGAATTTTcactttgaaaatatttgtattaataTAATTTGTAACATAAACAAATATGCAGATTATCTAATAAATCACAtgacaataaaaatcaaaacaaaataaacgtACAtcccagtacacacacataacatcCCTATTGTTCCTGTCCTCTTGTTTCATTTACCTTGACTATATCGGTACTAAATCCTCCTTGCCCTACGTTCTACTAATGTAATGGATCAGTTCTCAGTAATAATATACTTTAAAGAACCATTTTATGATcaatttaaatgactttttcaaAAGAGGCAGTAATCCATTCATTAAAAGATGGAAAGCACCTTATACTCTGTGCTgtctggaaacacacaagggaaaTGGACATGAAAGTCCATCCTGCTCTGTGCTATTTTGAGGTTGATGTGTGCAGTACTGGAGTATCTAGTCAGACCAGTTTGAAACTGCTCTTTAGTTCcttatcattttgttttgttttctttgctcctGCTCGCGTACAGTTCATGAAACGGTGACATGACagaataacagagagagagagagagagataagaccTGCagacaaaatggaaaaactataaataaaactgaggcaaagaaaaacaaatcatgacCATCTGTGTCTATGTATGAGTGAGATCTTATCCAGCTCTCAGCTAGAAAGTGAATTTTCTCAGTTTATTTTCCCAAAACACCAAAACTATTCCCTTAAATTTTCTGTTTATTCTAGAGATGGTTTGTAAAAATATACTTTGTCTCACAAAGGCTAAGTATACTTGTACCATAGGCTACTTAATTGACTAAGCTCCAGTATTATACATATTAAGTAGCTTTAAtaaaattttgtttaaaaaaaaaaaaagaatgatatGCTGTGATTTTAATCTCAGGAAATTCCCCAAACTTTAAATGCATTTCCTCAAAATGCAGAAACCTCTTTCCCCCGCCCTTTTGATGACCGGAAGAATGTTGTTTATATCTGGTTGGTTTATGTAGCTGGTGCCTGTGTTTTGTTAGAATGAATGGGGCTTATCAATTattccacagacacacaacagaatgTTTGACAGGCGTTGTGTTTGAGTGACTAACATGAGTTGAAAGCATGAAGCAAGTTGATGATTCtccatcttattttttttttaaacagattttactGTGCACATACTTTTCTCAACAAACTCCCTACTAgactgaacataaaaaaaaaaactatcaaacAGATAGAAGACGGACACAAATTATGGATAATAATCACAGAAAAGTTGATACTATTGTCAATTATTGacttttttattgaattttggAAGGTGTCAAAGTTACTACAATTATTCTACATAATTTCATGTTCAACATGAAGTGCAGTCATTTCATTTAGTAAAAGTAACAATAACACTCAATAAAAGTTATCCATTACAATCACCAGTGTTGCATTCAAAGTGTTACACATGTTAAAATTACAGAAGTATTAGTAAGAAAACAAATGGTGAAAGCATAATTCGTATGTTATTATTGAACAAGTTGTAGCtacttttaactgttttatatgCAGTTGAGTGTTTAATCTATAAAAATGTCTTGTATGCTTTAAGccagaggctttttttttacaaccttttATTACTGTAACTGCTActccaacaaaataaaaaggggcTGAGAGCTCCTTATCTTAttactgtttacatttattcacatattgtATCAAAAGactcaaactgatctccaaataaaatcagatgaatattataatttaacaagtcatcaaatatCACTATCTAAAattcataatttaaatattaaactaGTAACTGTATCTGTTAAATACatgtagtggaataaaaagttcctcaaaattgtacttaaataaATGTTCCTTCAAAAGTGCATAATAACTGTTGatctgtcactttaaaaaaataaaaaaaataaaataaaatatcctcctcctctttcatttcctgtatAACATGTTCGTCATCATTATAACTTGAAAAATCCAATGACATCACAAGGAAACAAGGCCTATAAattcctcctgctgcagctctagGCACCTTATTCATGTCACAGATGTCTACCACGATGGACCAGCTAATATTTCAGAGGGAGAACCGTGAGCGTATCCAGGCATTGGAGAGTTCATTTGGTCTATCACGGGGGCTCCTGTCCACGCCGGGTCGCGTTCTGATGGGAGAGGGTCAGCTGCTAAAGCAGGGTCGTCGGAAGGCCGAGCCAAaggtcttcttcctcttcaatGATGTGCTGGTGTACGGCAGCATCATTCTCAACGGCCGCTGgcacaaaaaacagaatatattcCCTCTAGGTGAGCAACTCATCTTCTTCTCCTCTAGCTAATCAGAACtctatagtatatagtatagtatagtgcaTATGTCTGTAGattgttatttctggaaatgcCAGttacttttgcatttttttttaatctagtGTTTAATTGCTTGAGCACCACAAATTCCATTTGCCTCCATTGTATTGGTAGGGTGGCAACAGTTTCAGAGGCAGATCTTCTAAAACCATTTAGGAAAACATGCAAATCTGAGTGTTGGGGGCTAAAGAGACTGAAAAAGTTTATCATTTTAGCTGTGAATAACTTTTGCTTGGTGGAGAAGCTCGCCAACTATGCCAGAGTATCCATatctttttttacattgttatgaATATTCCATCTTCACTGTGATTTCAGAGGACATCCAGCTGCAGGACTTGCAGGATAGTGAGCGCCTGACGAACCAGTGGCTGATCCGTACACCACGCAAGTCCTTTTTTGTGTCGGCCCCTTCATACGACGAGAAACAAGCCTGGATGCATCACATTGAAGACTGCCGGTCCAGGCTGCTGAAGGGCGGCAGCTGCCAACCTAGCCCCGCATTTGCTGTCTCCTGGATCCCGGACGCCGCCGCCTACAAATGCATGCGCTGCTTCAGCAGGTTCACCGTGGCCAACCGTCGACACCACTGCCGAAAATGTGGCTTTTTGGTCTGCAATTCATGCTCCAAGACGAGAGAAGTGATAGACCACATTCATCCCACTAAGAAGCTGAGGGTCTGCCGTTGCTGTCACACAAGCAAGAAAGAGGAAGTACCATCTCGCCAAAGGGGAGACAGCAATGGAAAAAACAGCTCAGAGGAGGACGATGAGGCAGCATC
This region includes:
- the mgp gene encoding matrix Gla protein; the protein is MRSLLQFLALCAAVSLCVCYDSHESTESIEDLFVPPNRANSFFTPQRGHIHNPPRGNGFGFNHYNLMRTIKSPAERRAETCEDYSPCRFYAYHHGYQQAYQRYFGSQTPQTQPQRPAVTRRY
- the bglap gene encoding osteocalcin, which gives rise to MKTLAILLLCSLAVICLTSDTGSQPAGDQPAQEGLFVEREHASTVVRQKRAAAELSLTQLESLREVCEANLACENMMDTDGIIAAYTAYYGPIPY
- the LOC130184627 gene encoding pleckstrin homology domain-containing family F member 2-like; amino-acid sequence: MSQMSTTMDQLIFQRENRERIQALESSFGLSRGLLSTPGRVLMGEGQLLKQGRRKAEPKVFFLFNDVLVYGSIILNGRWHKKQNIFPLEDIQLQDLQDSERLTNQWLIRTPRKSFFVSAPSYDEKQAWMHHIEDCRSRLLKGGSCQPSPAFAVSWIPDAAAYKCMRCFSRFTVANRRHHCRKCGFLVCNSCSKTREVIDHIHPTKKLRVCRCCHTSKKEEVPSRQRGDSNGKNSSEEDDEAASSDEGEDGEITQNQTPSQWFSTQTDTWGQVGTYVDPASLHQWPQ